One genomic region from Dehalobacter restrictus DSM 9455 encodes:
- a CDS encoding reductive dehalogenase, translating to MVEKTEQKQKLGMNRRNFLKAGMAATAMGVIGAIKAPAKLANAAVPSSVNYLAPAKGQWSKLHPEHNYGGASVTFAENNDQWLGTSKLVGTVKNTNEADMGFNLARRGLISDRAHRGVYNFVPKHPQGGAISATLGFVGTEDAVDGKPAPEKLPIPDPEQMSQHIRDLAYFLRADEVGIGKMPSYAYYSHKVYPTKDLAYQPVEECVYPVTQRYPYVIVVMVDQHLETMLGSTGYDGVSASQSMRSYHATGNIAVIIAKYIRSLGYNARAHHARNYMAVMPPLILAAGLGELTRTGDCAAHPRLGFRLKVAAVTTDLPLLPNKPIDFGMLDFCRVCGKCADECPSKAITPDKDPIEYNGYLRWNSDMKKCTEFRVSNEEGSSCGRCMKVCPWNSKEDSWFHEAGLWIGSRGEANAKLLKSIDDMFGYGTEQIEKYKWWLEWPELYKIPASIPPAPAPKASPAH from the coding sequence ATGGTAGAAAAAACAGAGCAAAAACAAAAATTAGGAATGAACCGGCGCAATTTTCTGAAAGCTGGAATGGCCGCAACAGCAATGGGGGTCATAGGAGCGATCAAGGCTCCGGCAAAATTGGCGAATGCTGCTGTTCCAAGTAGTGTTAACTACTTAGCCCCGGCCAAAGGGCAATGGTCGAAACTTCATCCCGAGCATAACTATGGCGGAGCTAGCGTTACGTTTGCGGAAAATAATGATCAATGGTTAGGGACATCTAAGCTTGTTGGGACAGTGAAAAATACCAATGAGGCTGATATGGGGTTTAATTTGGCCCGGAGGGGGCTAATTAGTGATAGAGCCCATAGAGGAGTTTATAATTTCGTTCCTAAACATCCTCAGGGAGGAGCAATAAGTGCGACTCTCGGTTTTGTTGGCACAGAAGATGCAGTGGACGGCAAACCGGCGCCTGAAAAATTACCGATTCCAGACCCGGAGCAAATGTCCCAGCATATTAGAGACCTTGCCTATTTTTTGAGAGCCGATGAGGTGGGCATTGGGAAAATGCCTTCTTATGCTTACTATTCTCATAAAGTATATCCCACAAAGGATTTAGCTTACCAACCGGTAGAAGAATGTGTTTATCCAGTAACACAACGTTATCCCTATGTAATCGTCGTAATGGTTGACCAACACCTGGAGACCATGTTGGGATCGACTGGCTATGATGGAGTCAGTGCGTCTCAATCTATGCGCAGCTATCATGCTACGGGCAATATTGCGGTTATAATAGCAAAATATATCAGAAGCCTCGGCTATAATGCCAGAGCTCACCACGCAAGAAACTATATGGCCGTTATGCCACCTCTAATATTGGCGGCAGGGTTGGGGGAATTAACCAGAACAGGAGACTGTGCAGCCCATCCCCGGCTCGGATTCCGTCTTAAAGTAGCGGCTGTTACCACAGATTTGCCACTGCTTCCCAATAAACCAATCGATTTTGGCATGCTGGATTTCTGCAGAGTATGTGGAAAATGCGCGGATGAATGTCCATCCAAAGCCATCACGCCTGACAAAGACCCAATTGAATATAACGGTTACTTACGTTGGAACAGCGACATGAAAAAGTGCACGGAATTCCGTGTATCCAATGAAGAAGGTTCTTCCTGCGGACGCTGCATGAAAGTCTGTCCCTGGAACTCCAAGGAAGATTCTTGGTTTCATGAAGCTGGGTTGTGGATTGGGAGCAGAGGGGAAGCCAATGCAAAGCTTCTCAAGTCAATTGACGATATGTTCGGCTATGGCACTGAACAAATCGAGAAGTACAAGTGGTGGTTGGAGTGGCCGGAACTTTATAAGATACCTGCCAGTATCCCTCCGGCTCCGGCCCCAAAGGCTTCTCCCGCTCATTAA